CTTTCTTCATAATTGCTGCTTTCGTTTACATagaaggaagaagaaacaaaaatctCATTTAGTAGTGGACTACAAAAAGGCTTGCTGATTCATCCTTAAACCAGGCATTCAGTCATAGTTAGAAGTTCACAGGAAGAAAGCATTCCTTTCGcgattcttttcttttgaatgctCACATCACATCACATCCAGTGGTATTCTCATCACTGAAGTAGTCACCAGCCTTTGCTACCGGCATCTGGACTGATAGTTGACACACTGGCCCTCCATAGTAGCTGTGATCCTGTCTGCAGCACGGTGGAGAGAGAGTAGGCACTTGATATGGATGTACTGCATAATAGGGTAAGGCGATTGTGTAAGGTTCAACCATGTAGCAATAATGTGCGTCGGTCCTGACTTTACCCTTATCATACGACATGCTTGGATGTATCATGCAAGTTACTTCTTGCTGAGCGGGAAgagttttttctattttgatgtCTTCAGGGCTAGAGGTTTTGGACTTGCAGTTTTTATCCTTCTGATCCCTCTTGGATGATTTGTTGATGCCTCCCTCCTCGACATATGCACTCTCTTTGATCTTATTAGCAGCAGTGGCGCTTATGTCGAAGCATTTTGCCTGCTCGCTCTcaggttttgatttttctctgTCTTGCTCTCTTGCTATCACGGCTTCtacttctttcttctcttttgccGCATTCTGGTTCTCGTGTCTCCATATCTCTGCTTGTTTTCCAAGTGTTAGTAATTTCTTTATCAAAGTCTGTGGCTCCACGTTCCCGACAACCGTCACTTTGGGCTGCACTGGGTCAATTTCTGTCTTGTAAACCCCTGATATTCGCAAATGTATGACAAATTAACCAGAGGAGAGGGATCTTATGATGGAAATAAGTGGACTTGAAAGTTGAAAGAAGTACGGCTCTGATTTGATTACCTTCAATGCTTCGTAGTACCTTTTTAACTTTCTTCTTACACCCATCACAACAATCGACCGTAACTTTCAATTCAATCTTCTGGAACAGAGGGAATAGTTTGGTTTCAGACTAGCACATGAGAAAAGTTGCATAAAGAAAAGACATGGAAAGATAGAGGAGCTGAGAAAGTGGAATTATCAGAGTGGGCAACCTTTAAGTCCACTTCCTTGGCCATGTATCTTGATTCTGATCTCTAGCAGAAGTGAAAAAGGCACGAAGTAGAAACTAGAAAGAGCAGAACGCACAAAGAGaggtagagagggagagagagaacttttgCAGCTActcgtttgtttgtttgcccGTATATATACTCCAGAAAACGCAATTATAAAATAGCCTAGGAGGCGGGTCAGACTTGAAATTCTTCTGGAGGGTGTTTAATGGCCTTTGCTTTTAGGACAAGTGTGTTGCTTTTGATATTGTTCAAAGCAAGGAGAATATAGGGAGACAGCTTTCTCTGTAAGCGAAAGTACGCAATTTTGCCCTTCTTTGAACGTTCACAAATGTTCTTTGCCTTTTTTCGTGGAAGCCCCAAGCGTGACCATAAGACTAATAGTGACCCACTAGGCTATAAATGTTACAGCAACAATCATAGGCCTTGATTTGCGTGCAATTTTACCACACGTCTCGGTCTCATGGAACATGGCCTGTTTTGTTCGTACCTTTGATATGATTGTTGCAGCTCCGGGTGAAATGTCAGTGCGGGGTTGTGGGTTGCACCGAATTTTGAACCCAGTACCCCATACTCGTATCGATTTGACTCAGTTTATGTGTAATAGCATTTCAATATTGGTGTACATAATGATAAACTAGTGATCGTCTGTATGTTGACATGATTAGTTAAAGGAAAAGACTTTTAGTATTTAAAGGGAAAGACTTCTGGAGCTACATTGTATTATCCCAGTGGTCTCTTGGGTGAGAATCCTCTCATAACGGAATCAAATgtttgaattgttcattttgtatgGCTCGATAGGTagattatatatatgtaaaaaagAGAGGCTGATTGGACATTATTGTGCGTTtggataaataaaataaattttacatgGAGGGTCCGTGTAGAATTAAGTTTTCCCCTACATAATAAACACAAGCCAAACTCACCCCATAAGTGGGGCAACCAGCTTTATACCTAACCATCCAACTAAACCATGGTTGGGTATTGGTTAATCGTGATGGTTTGCATATTAATCAATACCCAAACATGGTTTGATTGGATGGTTAGGGGTAAAGctggtttgttttttatttggtagGGGGAAATTTGCTTCTACACGGACCCGCCGtgtagaatttattctcttagaTAAATCGTGTTTTCCTTGAGAGAAATGGATTGGTTGTTTGTATGAAGACAAAACATGACTCGACTGAGCTCTTATCCATATCCGATTGACATGATTATCCCATTGATGTTTCACACATGGATGCCTACCggaaaaaaactacaaaaaaaaacaaaaaaaacaaaaaggctcCGTTGTCAAATGAGAGTAGGAATGAATTTTACTTCTCTGCTCAAGATATTCTTCTAatagtgcttttttttttttttgggcatcaaaaaaagaacttattaGATAGATAAAAGTCAATACATGCATTCGGATGTGGAAGAACAATCTTAGATAGATAAAAGTCAATACATGCATTCAAATGAGAGTAGGAATGAATTTTACTTCTCTGCTCAAGATATTCTTCTAatagtaccttttttttttttttttttggcataaaaaaaagaacttattaGATAGATAAAAGTCAGTACATGCATTCGGATGTGGAAGAACAATCTTAGATAGATAAAAGTCAATACATGCATTCGGATGTGGAAGaacaatctttctttctttgttggACACTTTTCTTCTGTTCGGTCTTCCAATTCTCTTTGTGGTCTTTGCAATGACAGCAAAGATGATTCAAAATTCCATATTCTTGGTTGTATAGCTGCTGCAGTAGTTTAAAAGGAAGCCTACTTTAAGCTCTTTATTTGCTGTTATGTTAAATTAAGACTATGTATTAGTACAGTATTACTACTTGCACGCAAACCTCTGTTTCTTCTTTTCTATAGAATAGATGCATATATAAATGGCTGTagttttaccaaaaaataataatatatgtaAATGGCTGAAGATCAAGATGCcatctttttcaaaagataGTACTAATATCTGAAAAAGTTCCTCGTCGAACTGCGAATAATGCCTAAtactaaaatttatgtacacaaaACTTGATTACTTAAAGATGTACAATTGGGAATTTTCCATTAAGATAAGACTGGATggttatggttttttttttttttttgggggggggcgTGGGGGGGGAACAAAACATAAATATCTTTAAATTTAAGTAGTACATTTAGCTAGAATATCATAATCTGCTCTCAGAATTTTAAGGAacaaaagctgattttttagaaGCTACGGCTTAGGGGAGTTTTCCAAATTTAGCTCAAGCATAATTTGTATAGCAAAAAGCCCATTTGTTTCTAAAAAACCCCCACCCTTTTCGGCTTTCTTTTTACCtccactaaaaaaaaatctacaatttGTAGCATTTTGGGAAACAACAACGGTGTTTTTAAAAAGTGCTTTTTAACACTTATACTACTTTTAGCACTTTTGGAAAACTACTCCTCAAATGCTTTTATAGATTTTGAGGAGTTGTGATCaatttaaagaagaaaaaattcctTTCCATTTTAACAATTATCCATTGatcactttcaaaaaaaaattatccattgATCAAGGACAAAATAGACTAATTCACAACAAATAAGCTTATTTTGCAACTTTTACAACACATACTCCTCTTCAGATTATGTATCATTTAATCTTAAATCCAAAACTATAGCAAACATTGTTCATAGTTTTCTCTAGAATCTGAAATCCAGAATATAAagcaaattaataatttaaaatttactACAATCTAGGAAAAATCTATTGCAAACTCCCCGTGATTCTTCATTCTTTGTACTGGACCCTAACCGTTCGTGAATCATTCAAAGCTTGACTCGTAATTTGTTCGAAGTTGAACTCGGTGAAGCTTGTTGACTCGTTCAAGTCTGATTCTTCCCTCTAAACAAACCAAACCCGAGCTCCAACTCTAGGatggattaaaaaatatattaaatttaaactaaaaaatattcGACTCAATTTGGCTTGTGTACAGTCGAGTTCCAAAGTTCAAAGAGTAGGAGGCCAAAGAAGAGGACAATACCCAAAACACAGAGAGCGGATAAGGGGAAAACAATGGCGGCTGCGGCTTCAAGAACCGTCTTCCATGGCTGCCATTGCTTCTTCCACAACCAAAGactcctcctttctctctcctctccctccttCCTCACAAACCTACCCACTCTCCTACTCCCCCACACTCGCCGCCTTCGTCCCTTTTCATCGtcgtcatcatcttcttcttcttcttccgttAACGAAACCCTACCCATCCACGAACCGGGAAAAGAATCCCTTCTCCGACGCCGTATCAACGTGGTCGAAATCCTCGAGCAAAGGGGCTTACTCGAATCCCTAACCAGCGACAACCTCAAGTCCGCTTGCTCCGATCCGAACCTCCCTCCCCTTAGGGTTTACTGCGGCTTCGACCCGACCGCGGAGAGCTTGCACCTGGGGAACCTTCTTGGTATTGTTGTGCTTTCGTGGTTCCTCCGGTGCGGTCACAAGGCCGTTGCTTTGGTGGGCGGCGCCACCGGCCGGGTCGGTGATCCGTCCGGAAAGAGCCTGGAGAGGCCCGAGCTTGATGCTTTAACCCTAGAGAAGAATGCCGCCGGCATTGCCTATACCGTTCGCCGGATTCTCGGTCAAAATGCCACTGAAGGTAAAGAGTTCATCAGTTCTGCAACTTTTTTGATTGTAAGTtagggagagaaaagagagagtaaaGATTGGTTTCTCAAATCAAAACGAACGTTGAAATAGTGGGGGCCaatttggtgagaaacaaaaaatggaCGAACAAGAGCAAGCCCCACCCATTTGCAATTACCATTTAGGGTGCCAAAGCCACAATTTAGCGATCACCTTGTTCAGCAAATTCCAAGTCCACCTTGGTCAAACCTCGTTTCTTCAAAAGCAAGGTCAACACAAAAAAATGGCAAATTCCAATTCCACCCATTTCCATTTGTTGATGCCTAAAAATGGCAAATTTGGCACCCAAGGTGGCTACTGCCATTTCTCCcacatcattcaagccattttatTTGCATTGCCAATGGTCTAGATTTGAGATTGTGTCAGAATAGCACCAAACCGCCACAACAGCATtgctattttttgactttttgacaCTCTAGCAAACCAAAAAATGGCTCCGGCAGAGTGATTTTAGGATCAATGGGTGGACTTGCTCTAAAAGCCTATTTTTTGGGTGTCATTTCTCGTTTTCCTTCATCATTTCTAACCACTTTTCAGTGTTGCAAACAAGTTGATTCTCCCCCATGAAAGTGAGTGAGAGTGAGGGAGGGAGGCActtctatttttcatttactttgatTTGAGATCATACAATGAGAATGCGAAACTTAACAATAAACTAACTGCCTCTGCTATCAAACTTAAAATTAAAAGTCACTCGCTCCCAAACTGAACTAACTCTTAAACTAACCCTATACAGAAGGTTCTTTCGTGGTCCTCGACAATTATGATTGGTGGAAGGACTTTAGGTTATTGGATTTCCTCAAGCAAGTGGGGAGATATGCGAGGGTGGGGACGATGCTGTCGAAGGAGAGCGTAAGGCGGAGGGTGGAGTCGGAGCAAGGGATGAGTTTCACTGAGTTTACCTACCAGCTTCTTCAGGGCTATGACTTCGTGTACCTGTTCGAAAAGGAAGGCGTTAACGTCCAGATTGGCGGCAGTGATCAGTGGGGTAATATAACAGCCGGCACTGACCTAATTCGCAAGATTTTGCAAGCTGATGGAGCCTACGGGCTCACTTTCCCCCTGTTGTTGAAGAGTGATGGGACCAAGTTTGGAAAATCAGAAGAGGGTGCTATCTGGCTCTCCCCCTCATTGCTGTCTCCCTACAAGTTCTATCAGCATTTCTTTTCCGTTCCGGATGCGGATGTAAGCAGATTCCTAAAGACTTTGACGTTCTTGAGCTTGGAGGAGATAGCGGAACTGGAGAGGGAAATGAAGAGACCGGATTATGTGCCTAATACGGCGCAAAAGAGGCTGGCAGAGGAAGTTACTCTATTCGTCCATGGGGAAGAAGGTTTGCAGGAGGCACTCAAGGCTACTGAGGCCCTGAGGCCTGGAGCTGAGACTAGATTAGACTGGGAGACCATTGAGAGGCTTGCAGGGGATGTACCGTCCTGCTCTATGCCTTACCACGAAGTCTTGGACCTTTCTCTTGTTGATCTTTCGGTTTCGACTGGTCTTCTCGACACCAAATCGGCTGCCCGTCGCCTGTTGAAGCAAGGGGGGTTATATCTTAATAACAGCAGAGTCGATAGCGAGGGCAAGAAGGTTGAAGCTGAGGACATTGTAGACGGGAAAATTCTCCTGTTATCAGCTGGAAAGAAGAACAAATTGGTTGTAAGAATAAGTTGATAGCTCTAAATTACTGTCTGATTGCTGTTTCTTTTTAGGTAATATTATTTAGTGAAAGTACTTGTGTCCTACAgaaattctttgttttattttcattttctcgtGAAGAAGAGCCATTTATGAGTAATTTGCGGAATGCTAATAGCCCATTTAGCTGGTCTGTTGGAAATGCTTTGATTCTTGTAGCCTTAGCTATTGCTTAAAAGTGTAACATTTAGActgctttgtttttttgatacTTCGGAATAttaacatttgttttttttgtatcCATTAGGTCAACTAACGAGTTTTGCAGTTGTCAAAAACCAGAATTTTAAGACATGTATATTTGAGCTATGCTCTATTGTGTGCTCTATGACAAAAACCTTATGGTGGTTTCCTTTGTTGTCTTTCAATTAAAGATCTTTGTCACTGTCCTTAAATCTGGAACCCTAGTTTAAATCTAGTGGCAGAGTGGAGAAAGTCATATGCAGATTCCAACTGTAAGTTTTCATTGTAAGATTAATTTCGTTTCCTgttttggatgcaaatctgttcTCGTAGTTACGTGGTACATGGATTATTTCTTTGTTTACTTCTCAATCTTTTAGTGTAGAAAAGACAGTGACAGTTGAACATAAGCTCCTGCGTCATATCCTGGGAACTTTTGGCTGCTTTCGTTTACACCAAGGAGAGTTAGTGGCAATCTTCTGGATGCCGGGAAAGGAAACTTCGTTACTTATGGTCCCGATTATCTGCATCATTAAGCCACTGTTTTGTTATCAACTTATCATCATCTTCTCATACGAATCAGTTGCTGTAACTATTGTTATGTGTTAATTATTAGTTGGAAATGAGAAGCAAATGTTATATCCTATTGGGATTAGTTACATTATTCAGttattctcttttatttttttggatagcTTACTGAAATCATGTAGCA
This DNA window, taken from Rhododendron vialii isolate Sample 1 chromosome 8a, ASM3025357v1, encodes the following:
- the LOC131298414 gene encoding heavy metal-associated isoprenylated plant protein 35-like isoform X2 — protein: MAKEVDLKIELKVTVDCCDGCKKKVKKVLRSIEGVYKTEIDPVQPKVTVVGNVEPQTLIKKLLTLGKQAEIWRHENQNAAKEKKEVEAVIAREQDREKSKPESEQAKCFDISATAANKIKESAYVEEGGINKSSKRDQKDKNCKSKTSSPEDIKIEKTLPAQQEVTCMIHPSMSYDKGKVRTDAHYCYMVEPYTIALPYYAVHPYQVPTLSPPCCRQDHSYYGGPVCQLSVQMPVAKAGDYFSDENTTGCDVM
- the LOC131298414 gene encoding heavy metal-associated isoprenylated plant protein 35-like isoform X1, with translation MAKEVDLKKIELKVTVDCCDGCKKKVKKVLRSIEGVYKTEIDPVQPKVTVVGNVEPQTLIKKLLTLGKQAEIWRHENQNAAKEKKEVEAVIAREQDREKSKPESEQAKCFDISATAANKIKESAYVEEGGINKSSKRDQKDKNCKSKTSSPEDIKIEKTLPAQQEVTCMIHPSMSYDKGKVRTDAHYCYMVEPYTIALPYYAVHPYQVPTLSPPCCRQDHSYYGGPVCQLSVQMPVAKAGDYFSDENTTGCDVM
- the LOC131298415 gene encoding tyrosine--tRNA ligase, chloroplastic/mitochondrial, which codes for MAAAASRTVFHGCHCFFHNQRLLLSLSSPSFLTNLPTLLLPHTRRLRPFSSSSSSSSSSSVNETLPIHEPGKESLLRRRINVVEILEQRGLLESLTSDNLKSACSDPNLPPLRVYCGFDPTAESLHLGNLLGIVVLSWFLRCGHKAVALVGGATGRVGDPSGKSLERPELDALTLEKNAAGIAYTVRRILGQNATEEGSFVVLDNYDWWKDFRLLDFLKQVGRYARVGTMLSKESVRRRVESEQGMSFTEFTYQLLQGYDFVYLFEKEGVNVQIGGSDQWGNITAGTDLIRKILQADGAYGLTFPLLLKSDGTKFGKSEEGAIWLSPSLLSPYKFYQHFFSVPDADVSRFLKTLTFLSLEEIAELEREMKRPDYVPNTAQKRLAEEVTLFVHGEEGLQEALKATEALRPGAETRLDWETIERLAGDVPSCSMPYHEVLDLSLVDLSVSTGLLDTKSAARRLLKQGGLYLNNSRVDSEGKKVEAEDIVDGKILLLSAGKKNKLVVRIS